One genomic segment of Brassica napus cultivar Da-Ae chromosome A3, Da-Ae, whole genome shotgun sequence includes these proteins:
- the LOC111198081 gene encoding uncharacterized protein LOC111198081 isoform X2, which translates to MLGLMVLLEPVTKNLSIRQEEQAKKNWRKIKPFLGLLMLTILLLVIGLLIDAYSFSNRKTTYVDTHHVRCSHNQIIYCKYFTISKIATLTCHTYRVMYVAVSPDGQTIVTGAGDETVRFWNVFPSMKTQFLYAERGIAVGSAQRIWQDSISVLIGPTRRSHCRSPGERAGVPVTSRLFEAMHTCIVSPCTGMEIIGVCLEARNIKQLEIAYRNKVWCRRRF; encoded by the exons ATGCtagggttaatggtgctcttagaGCCTGTGACTAAAAATCTTTCTATAAGGCAAGAAgagcaagcaaaaaaaaattggcgcAAAATCAAG CCATTTCTTGGTCTCCTTATGTTAACGATCTTGCTTCTGGTGATTGGACTCCTGATTGATGCATACAGTTTTTCGAATAGGAAGACAACTTACGTAGATACTCAT cACGTACGATGCTCCCACAACCAAATCATATACTGTAAATACTTCACCATCTCCAAA ATTGCAACTCTAACATGTCACACATACAGAGTTATGTACGTTGCGGTCTCACCTGACGGACAAACGATTGTAACCGGAGCAGGAGATGAAACCGTAAGGTTCTGGAATGTCTTCCCGTCCATGAAAACTCAG TTTCTATACGCAGAACGAGGCATTGCGGTCGG ATCAGCGCAGCGGATTTGGCAGGACAGCATCAGCGTTCTCATCGGCCCCACTAGACGCTCCCACTGCCGATCACCAG GGGAGAGAGCTGGTGTACCTGTTACGAGTCGTCTTTTTGAGGCCATGCACACAT GCATTGTTTCCCCGTGTACTGGAATGGAGATAATTGGTGTGTGCCTAGAGGCCAGAAACATTAAACAGTTGGAGATTGCATATCGTAACAAG GTCTGGTGCAGAAGGAGGTTTTAA
- the LOC111198081 gene encoding uncharacterized protein LOC111198081 isoform X4 encodes MLGLMVLLEPVTKNLSIRQEEQAKKNWRKIKPFLGLLMLTILLLVIGLLIDAYSFSNRKTTYVDTHHVRCSHNQIIYCKYFTISKIATLTCHTYRVMYVAVSPDGQTIVTGAGDETVRFWNVFPSMKTQFLYAERGIAVGSAQRIWQDSISVLIGPTRRSHCRSPGGIVSPCTGMEIIGVCLEARNIKQLEIAYRNKVWCRRRF; translated from the exons ATGCtagggttaatggtgctcttagaGCCTGTGACTAAAAATCTTTCTATAAGGCAAGAAgagcaagcaaaaaaaaattggcgcAAAATCAAG CCATTTCTTGGTCTCCTTATGTTAACGATCTTGCTTCTGGTGATTGGACTCCTGATTGATGCATACAGTTTTTCGAATAGGAAGACAACTTACGTAGATACTCAT cACGTACGATGCTCCCACAACCAAATCATATACTGTAAATACTTCACCATCTCCAAA ATTGCAACTCTAACATGTCACACATACAGAGTTATGTACGTTGCGGTCTCACCTGACGGACAAACGATTGTAACCGGAGCAGGAGATGAAACCGTAAGGTTCTGGAATGTCTTCCCGTCCATGAAAACTCAG TTTCTATACGCAGAACGAGGCATTGCGGTCGG ATCAGCGCAGCGGATTTGGCAGGACAGCATCAGCGTTCTCATCGGCCCCACTAGACGCTCCCACTGCCGATCACCAG GAGGCATTGTTTCCCCGTGTACTGGAATGGAGATAATTGGTGTGTGCCTAGAGGCCAGAAACATTAAACAGTTGGAGATTGCATATCGTAACAAG GTCTGGTGCAGAAGGAGGTTTTAA
- the LOC111198081 gene encoding uncharacterized protein LOC111198081 isoform X1, with protein MLGLMVLLEPVTKNLSIRQEEQAKKNWRKIKPFLGLLMLTILLLVIGLLIDAYSFSNRKTTYVDTHHVRCSHNQIIYCKYFTISKIATLTCHTYRVMYVAVSPDGQTIVTGAGDETVRFWNVFPSMKTQFLYAERGIAVGSAQRIWQDSISVLIGPTRRSHCRSPGSPLFLKNNSNKQSIETPSEAFVSPSLYELEGERAGVPVTSRLFEAMHTCIVSPCTGMEIIGVCLEARNIKQLEIAYRNKVWCRRRF; from the exons ATGCtagggttaatggtgctcttagaGCCTGTGACTAAAAATCTTTCTATAAGGCAAGAAgagcaagcaaaaaaaaattggcgcAAAATCAAG CCATTTCTTGGTCTCCTTATGTTAACGATCTTGCTTCTGGTGATTGGACTCCTGATTGATGCATACAGTTTTTCGAATAGGAAGACAACTTACGTAGATACTCAT cACGTACGATGCTCCCACAACCAAATCATATACTGTAAATACTTCACCATCTCCAAA ATTGCAACTCTAACATGTCACACATACAGAGTTATGTACGTTGCGGTCTCACCTGACGGACAAACGATTGTAACCGGAGCAGGAGATGAAACCGTAAGGTTCTGGAATGTCTTCCCGTCCATGAAAACTCAG TTTCTATACGCAGAACGAGGCATTGCGGTCGG ATCAGCGCAGCGGATTTGGCAGGACAGCATCAGCGTTCTCATCGGCCCCACTAGACGCTCCCACTGCCGATCACCAGGTTCGCCTCTATTCCTTAAAAATAACTCGAATAAGCAGTCAATTGAAACTCCTTCAGAAGCTTTTGTGTCTCCCTCTCTATATGAACTTGAAGGGGAGAGAGCTGGTGTACCTGTTACGAGTCGTCTTTTTGAGGCCATGCACACAT GCATTGTTTCCCCGTGTACTGGAATGGAGATAATTGGTGTGTGCCTAGAGGCCAGAAACATTAAACAGTTGGAGATTGCATATCGTAACAAG GTCTGGTGCAGAAGGAGGTTTTAA
- the LOC111198081 gene encoding uncharacterized protein LOC111198081 isoform X5: protein MLGLMVLLEPVTKNLSIRQEEQAKKNWRKIKPFLGLLMLTILLLVIGLLIDAYSFSNRKTTYVDTHHVRCSHNQIIYCKYFTISKIATLTCHTYRVMYVAVSPDGQTIVTGAGDETVRFWNVFPSMKTQFLYAERGIAVGSAQRIWQDSISVLIGPTRRSHCRSPGIVSPCTGMEIIGVCLEARNIKQLEIAYRNKVWCRRRF from the exons ATGCtagggttaatggtgctcttagaGCCTGTGACTAAAAATCTTTCTATAAGGCAAGAAgagcaagcaaaaaaaaattggcgcAAAATCAAG CCATTTCTTGGTCTCCTTATGTTAACGATCTTGCTTCTGGTGATTGGACTCCTGATTGATGCATACAGTTTTTCGAATAGGAAGACAACTTACGTAGATACTCAT cACGTACGATGCTCCCACAACCAAATCATATACTGTAAATACTTCACCATCTCCAAA ATTGCAACTCTAACATGTCACACATACAGAGTTATGTACGTTGCGGTCTCACCTGACGGACAAACGATTGTAACCGGAGCAGGAGATGAAACCGTAAGGTTCTGGAATGTCTTCCCGTCCATGAAAACTCAG TTTCTATACGCAGAACGAGGCATTGCGGTCGG ATCAGCGCAGCGGATTTGGCAGGACAGCATCAGCGTTCTCATCGGCCCCACTAGACGCTCCCACTGCCGATCACCAG GCATTGTTTCCCCGTGTACTGGAATGGAGATAATTGGTGTGTGCCTAGAGGCCAGAAACATTAAACAGTTGGAGATTGCATATCGTAACAAG GTCTGGTGCAGAAGGAGGTTTTAA
- the LOC111198081 gene encoding uncharacterized protein LOC111198081 isoform X3 has translation MLGLMVLLEPVTKNLSIRQEEQAKKNWRKIKHVRCSHNQIIYCKYFTISKIATLTCHTYRVMYVAVSPDGQTIVTGAGDETVRFWNVFPSMKTQFLYAERGIAVGSAQRIWQDSISVLIGPTRRSHCRSPGSPLFLKNNSNKQSIETPSEAFVSPSLYELEGERAGVPVTSRLFEAMHTCIVSPCTGMEIIGVCLEARNIKQLEIAYRNKVWCRRRF, from the exons ATGCtagggttaatggtgctcttagaGCCTGTGACTAAAAATCTTTCTATAAGGCAAGAAgagcaagcaaaaaaaaattggcgcAAAATCAAG cACGTACGATGCTCCCACAACCAAATCATATACTGTAAATACTTCACCATCTCCAAA ATTGCAACTCTAACATGTCACACATACAGAGTTATGTACGTTGCGGTCTCACCTGACGGACAAACGATTGTAACCGGAGCAGGAGATGAAACCGTAAGGTTCTGGAATGTCTTCCCGTCCATGAAAACTCAG TTTCTATACGCAGAACGAGGCATTGCGGTCGG ATCAGCGCAGCGGATTTGGCAGGACAGCATCAGCGTTCTCATCGGCCCCACTAGACGCTCCCACTGCCGATCACCAGGTTCGCCTCTATTCCTTAAAAATAACTCGAATAAGCAGTCAATTGAAACTCCTTCAGAAGCTTTTGTGTCTCCCTCTCTATATGAACTTGAAGGGGAGAGAGCTGGTGTACCTGTTACGAGTCGTCTTTTTGAGGCCATGCACACAT GCATTGTTTCCCCGTGTACTGGAATGGAGATAATTGGTGTGTGCCTAGAGGCCAGAAACATTAAACAGTTGGAGATTGCATATCGTAACAAG GTCTGGTGCAGAAGGAGGTTTTAA